The Urbifossiella limnaea genome has a window encoding:
- a CDS encoding Trm112 family protein: protein MTPTEVIACPACRHTVRVPTDWLGQTVQCPECKATFTAPVREGGRLTEPVLLSATPRVRGPSPKRNRVMLRFAGAGLVLVGVVSFVANALVLSDFLRGPDGGKEWLKERLPGVRQMGLAPPAAEGGDEAEDDRAAAELAPKLTWVWPAAMGLAALSAAGGVCLIRRKGYRLAQLGCAAAALNVPHLCCIPGAVCGFWGMLALLADDGFGQPDAPSP from the coding sequence ATGACGCCGACCGAAGTCATCGCCTGCCCGGCCTGCCGGCACACCGTCCGCGTGCCGACCGACTGGCTCGGCCAGACGGTGCAGTGCCCCGAGTGCAAGGCCACGTTCACCGCCCCCGTCCGCGAAGGCGGCCGGCTCACCGAGCCCGTGCTGCTGTCGGCGACGCCGCGGGTTCGCGGCCCGTCGCCGAAGCGGAACCGCGTCATGCTCCGGTTCGCCGGCGCCGGCCTCGTCCTCGTCGGCGTGGTGTCGTTCGTGGCGAACGCGCTGGTGCTGTCCGACTTCCTGCGCGGCCCGGACGGCGGCAAGGAGTGGCTGAAGGAGCGGCTGCCGGGCGTGCGCCAGATGGGGCTGGCGCCGCCCGCCGCGGAGGGCGGCGACGAGGCGGAGGACGACCGCGCCGCGGCCGAACTGGCGCCGAAGCTGACGTGGGTGTGGCCGGCGGCGATGGGGCTGGCGGCACTGAGCGCGGCCGGCGGCGTGTGCCTGATCCGGCGGAAGGGCTACCGGCTCGCGCAGCTCGGGTGCGCCGCGGCGGCGCTGAACGTGCCGCACCTGTGCTGCATCCCCGGCGCCGTGTGCGGCTTCTGGGGGATGCTCGCGCTCCTCGCCGACGACGGCTTCGGCCAGCCGGACGCGCCTTCGCCTTGA